A region from the Musa acuminata AAA Group cultivar baxijiao chromosome BXJ1-10, Cavendish_Baxijiao_AAA, whole genome shotgun sequence genome encodes:
- the LOC103968369 gene encoding transcription factor E2FB isoform X9 has translation MGIRGSQPPSVGRAAETTWPMRWLLRLLYWFRFIVRSDLVFSIVKVDQLRSYQFGIQLKRKSVQEDNEAKVLHERATSTGYAVGFTSPLLTPVSEKVRKTYSKSKISKHSKSSTQTLLSYAGSPPGNNLTPVGNSRYDSSLGLLTKKFINLLRHAQDGILDLNKATEILKVMPLTAKYFFSYPNLTNISVQVQKRRIYDITNVLEGIGLVEKTLKNRISWKGLDDMGPVEVDDDASILQEEIDKLTLEECRLDELISQMQERLRDLSEDESNHKWLYVTKDDISHLPCFQNKTLIAIKAPHGTTLEVPDPDEAEEYPRRRYRIVLRSTMGAIDVYLVSQFEDKYEGMSGVEMPPKVLPISNSGSVENYMVPFVTEESRGNGMEVDIQHSERIWSDVNSSRDFDGGMMKIVPSDIDTEADYWLLSDAGASITDMWKTACILSKTLLSFFMFSVDHLFGTLTRVTAEVKWDDISTGGANTPQPRAPSGVVEVSSDANSSLR, from the exons CCAATTAAGGAGTTACCAATTTGGTATTCAG TTAAAGAGAAAGTCTGTACAAGAAGATAATGAAGCTAAAGTACTGCACGAGCGGGCAACTAGCACTGGATATGCTGTGGGATTCACAAGTCCTCTACTCACACCGGTGTCAGAAAAAGTAAGAAAGACATATAGTAAGTCCAAGATTTCTAAGCACAGTAAGTCCAGCACTCAAACCCTTCTGTCATATGCTG GTTCACCTCCTGGCAACAATCTTACTCCAGTTGGAAATAGTCGTTATGATAGTTCCCTAG gGCTTTTGACCAAGAAGTTTATCAATTTGCTTAGACATGCACAAGATGGCATCCTTGATCTGAATAAAGCCACAGAAATTTTGAAGGTAATGCCATTAACTGCTAAGTACTTCTTCAGTTATCCAAATTTAACAAATATATCTGTACAGGTGCAAAAGAGGCGGATATATGACATCACTAATGTTCTTGAAGGCATTGGACTCGTAGAGAAAACACTTAAAAACAGAATCTCTTGGAA GGGACTAGATGACATGGGTCCAGTTGAGGTTGATGATGATGCTTCAATTTTACAG GAAGAAATTGACAAACTTACGTTGGAGGAGTGCAGATTAGATGAGCTTATCAG CCAAATGCAAGAAAGACTGAGGGACCTCAGTGAAGATGAAAGCAATCATAA GTGGCTTTACGTGACTAAAGATGATATCTCGCACCTTCCCTGCTTTCAG AACAAAACACTAATAGCAATTAAAGCACCTCATGGTACTACCCTTGAAGTTCCAGATCCTGATGAG GCTGAGGAATATCCTCGGAGGAGATACCGAATTGTCCTAAGAAGCACTATGGGTGCTATAGATGTATACCTTGTGAG tcaatttgaagacAAGTATGAGGGGATGAGTGGTGTTGAGATGCCCCCGAAGGTCCTTCCCATATCAAATTCAGGATCTGTCGAGAACTACATGGTGCCATTTGTCACAGAAGAGAGCAGAGGGAATGGAATGGAGGTTGATATTCAACACAGCGAGAGGATCTGGTCTGATGTAAATTCTTCACGGGATTTTGATGGTGGTATGATGAAGATTGTTCCTTCAGACATTGAT ACTGAAGCTGATTATTGGCTTCTATCAGATGCTGGTGCTAGCATTACAGATATGTGGAAGACTGCATGCATCCTTTCTAAGACATTGCTctctttttttatgttctctgTTGACCATCTTTTTGGAACCTTAACTCGAGTCACAGCAGAGGTTAAATGGGATGACATCAGCACAGGTGGTGCCAACACACCTCAACCACGAGCTCCGTCTGGTGTTGTTGAGGTCTCTTCAGATGCAAATTCTTCCCTTAGATGA
- the LOC103968368 gene encoding uncharacterized protein LOC103968368, which translates to MAGEAAAADTPSEPPASSDFVIHHRWSRSPAAADSSVPRFQPRALHVGRAYPNGGGEFERCPRAGEATGYTSLRDLIDSPPPPIGASSPAAPGAGGAREIRIRNRLVKQAAYAYLQPTPSAAESDRLRRRHQSLRRFLAVLTCGLGVDPLLSCIDFVCRLVHRPRR; encoded by the coding sequence ATGGCGGGGGAAGCCGCCGCGGCCGACACGCCCTCGGAACCGCCGGCGAGCAGTGATTTCGTCATCCACCATCGATGGTCGAGGTCCCCCGCCGCCGCGGACTCCTCCGTCCCGCGGTTCCAGCCGAGGGCGCTCCACGTCGGGCGCGCCTACCCCAACGGCGGCGGCGAATTCGAGCGCTGCCCTCGCGCTGGAGAGGCCACGGGCTACACCAGCCTCCGGGACCTCATCGACTCGCCTCCGCCGCCCATCGGGGCCTCGTCCCCGGCCGCCCCCGGCGCCGGCGGGGCCCGGGAGATCCGGATCAGGAACCGCCTCGTGAAGCAGGCAGCGTACGCGTACCTCCAGCCGACGCCGTCCGCGGCGGAGTCCGACCGTCTTCGCCGCCGCCACCAGTCGCTCCGTCGGTTCCTCGCCGTCCTCACCTGCGGCCTCGGCGTGGACCCGCTCCTCTCCTGCATCGATTTCGTCTGCCGGCTCGTCCATCGTCCGCGACGATGA
- the LOC135586480 gene encoding OVARIAN TUMOR DOMAIN-containing deubiquitinating enzyme 6-like, whose translation MTRIFVQRGSVGSSSNANRPPSSSAPQSSASQAAPTSREEDLEKHILEEQSSPEDPGEQSESTEDKTLKHDESSQGVKVEGGHNVYVEEEEKSSTHDVLVSAVLRDDMIELRSEQEDSVRSGSDSSQIVTGGSYPPPPPAPPPKPLLTNPSSRRTSMGSPNSVRIGPSRRQSAWPVVSTRSPSESRPSSPRSYGEGEGYNSADEQGPCYVSSYDDSERERLFETELRRAKGFEVKKMLEDGNCLFRAVADQVYGDPEAYDMARQMCVDYMEKERDHFSQFVTEGFTSYCKRKRRDKVYGNNIEIQAFAEMYNRPIHIYSYSTEPINIFQGNYITDTPPIRLSYHHGNHYNSLLDSRRMTIGAGLGFSSLRGRNISKDQVKAAIKAQQDQQIDNALIAEGRFYSDLELTEKEIERMVMEASRAEYLAKEKLKQCPSFQESSTSRAEPSSSVATTGSSRSASEGDSEKALLPEMVLTSSMQMVLSMGFGYMQVMEAYSIFGDDVDSMICYLLEMGGSGGSPAGRNRHKGKAAE comes from the exons ATGACTAGAATCTTTGTTCAGCGTGGATCGGTGGGGTCTTCCTCCAACGCCAATCGCCCTCCATCGAGCTCAGCGCCACAATCTTCTGCCTCTCAGGCTGCCCCCACTTCCAGGGAGGAGGACCTAGAAAAGCATATTCTTGAAGAACAGAGTTCCCCGGAGGACCCTGGAGAGCAATCAGAGAGCACTGAGGATAAAACTTTGAAGCATGATGAATCTTCCCAGGGTGTTAAAGTTGAGGGTGGGCACAATGTATATGTTGAAGAGGAGGAAAAGTCTTCAACTCATGATGTTTTGGTTTCTGCAGTTTTAAGGGATGACATGATTGAGCTTCGCTCGGAACAAGAAGATTCTGTGCGGTCAGGTAGTGATTCATCACAGATTGTTACAGGAGGTTCCTACCCTCCACCACCACCAGCCCCACCTCCAAAACCTTTGTTAACAAATCCAAGTTCAAGGAGGACTAGTATGGGGTCTCCAAATTCTGTGAGGATTGGTCCTTCAAGGAGGCAGTCGGCTTGGCCGGTTGTATCAACACGCTCACCATCAGAGTCTCGGCCATCTTCTCCCAGGTCATATGGTGAAGGCGAAGGTTACAACAGTGCGGATGAGCAAGGTCCTTGTTACGTGTCCTCATATGATGATTCG GAGAGAGAAAGGCTGTTTGAAACTGAATTACGACGGGCAAAGGGTTTTGAAGTAAAAAAGATGCTGGAGGATGGGAATTGTCTTTTCCGGGCTGTTGCAGACCAAGTCTATGGCGATCCAGAAGCATATGACATGGCAAGACAAATGTGCGTTGATTATATG GAAAAAGAGAGAGACCATTTCTCTCAGTTCGTAACTGAAGGCTTCACATCATATTGCAAGCGGAAAAGACGAGACAAG GTCTATGGAAACAACATTGAGATCCAGGCATTTGCTGAAATGTACAACCGTCCTATACATATCTACTCCTATAGCACAG AACCTATTAATATCTTTCAAGGGAATTACATCACTGATACACCTCCAATTCGGTTAAGCTACCACCATGGTAACCATTACAACTCACTTCTTGACTCACGTAGAATGACAATTGGTGCAGGCCTTGGATTTAGTAGCCTTCGAGGG agaAACATTAGTAAGGACCAGGTGAAGGCTGCCATTAAAGCCCAGCAGGATCAGCAAATAGACAAT GCACTTATAGCGGAGGGGCGATTTTACTCCGATCTGGAACTGACAGAGAAGGAAATTGAGAGGATGGTGATGGAGGCTTCACGGGCTGAATATCTAGCTAAAGAGAAGTTGAAGCAGTGTCCTTCGTTTCAAGAGTCTTCCACGTCTAGGGCAGAACCATCATCTTCTGTGGCAA CAACGGGATCATCACGGTCTGCATCGGAAGGTGATAGTGAGAAGGCATTGCTGCCTGAGATGGTGCTCACCAGCAGCATGCAGATGGTTCTGTCCATGGGTTTTGGCTACATGCAGGTCATGGAGGCATATAGCATTTTTGGTGATGATGTGGATTCTATGATATGCTACCTGCTGGAGATGGGAGGCAGTGGTGGCTCTCCTGCTGGCAGGAACAGACACAAAGGGAAAGCAGCAGAGTGA
- the LOC135595751 gene encoding beta-fructofuranosidase, insoluble isoenzyme 3-like: MGMGRPSGAWSTPWLVVVLVHWLLCATERRRGAVVEASHVEFASLQSVPASVVDNRLRTGYHFQPPRNWINDPNGPMYFNGVYHLFYQYNPNGSVWGNIVWAHSVSTDLVNWIALDPAIRPSKPFDINGCWSGSATVLPGNRPVIVYTGIDPQQRQLQNVAYPKDLSDPYLREWVKPDYNPVIAPGDGINASAFRDPTTAWRGPGTHWKLVVGSKWNRRGKAILYRSRDFVHWVKAKHPLHTVKDTGMWECPDFYPVAVKGRRGLDTSAYGDGVKHVLKVSLDLRKYEYYTLGKYYHYQDKYVPDNTSADDHTGLRYDYGNFYASKTFFDPKKQRRILWGWAKESDAEDVDVAKGWAGIQAIPRTIWLDSSGRQLIQWPIEELESLRGKHVVVEHKKVSGGNSFEVEGINSSQADVEVAFEVSGLEKAEAFDPSWATDAEALCGQKRADVKGGVGPFGLLVLASAKMEEKTAVFFRIFKAEHKHVVLMCHDPSRSSMRPNLYRPTFAGYVDVDIAKTGKISLRSLIDHSVVESFGAEGKTCITSRVYPSLAIGKDAHLFVFNNGSADVKVSELKAWEIRRPLMNGS, encoded by the exons ATGGGGATGGGGAGGCCGAGCGGAGCTTGGTCGACCCCGTGGTTGGTGGTGGTTCTTGTGCATTGGCTCCTCTGCGCCACCGAGAGGAGGCGAGGGGCGGTGGTGGAGGCCTCCCATGTGGAGTTTGCATCCCTCCAATCTGTTCCTGCCTCCGTCGTCGACAACAGGCTGAGGACTGGGTATCACTTCCAGCCCCCGAGGAACTGGATCAACG ATCCAAATG GACCCATGTACTTCAATGGCGTCTACCACCTCTTctaccagtacaaccccaatggcTCCGTGTGGGGTAACATCGTGTGGGCCCACTCGGTGTCGACCGACCTCGTCAACTGGATAGCACTCGACCCGGCCATCCGCCCCAGCAAGCCATTCGACATCAACGGATGCTGGTCCGGCTCCGCCACCGTCCTCCCCGGCAACAGGCCTGTGATCGTCTACACCGGCATCGACCCCCAGCAGAGACAACTGCAGAACGTTGCGTACCCCAAGGATCTGTCCGACCCTTACCTCCGCGAGTGGGTCAAGCCCGACTACAACCCGGTGATCGCCCCTGGAGACGGCATCAACGCCAGCGCGTTCCGCGACCCGACTACGGCGTGGCGCGGTCCCGGCACGCACTGGAAGCTCGTGGTGGGGAGCAAGTGGAACCGGAGGGGGAAGGCCATTCTGTACCGGAGCAGGGATTTCGTGCACTGGGTCAAGGCCAAGCACCCGCTGCACACGGTCAAGGATACCGGCATGTGGGAGTGCCCGGACTTCTACCCGGTGGCGGTGAAGGGGAGGCGAGGGCTGGACACGTCCGCGTACGGCGACGGCGTGAAGCATGTGTTGAAGGTCAGCTTGGACCTGCGAAAGTACGAGTACTACACGCTGGGGAAATACTACCACTACCAAGACAAGTACGTGCCGGACAACACGTCGGCGGACGATCACACTGGTTTGAGGTATGACTATGGGAACTTCTACGCCTCCAAGACGTTCTTCGATCCGAAGAAGCAGCGAAGGATCTTGTGGGGGTGGGCGAAAGAGTCGGACGCCGAGGACGTCGACGTAGCTAAGGGCTGGGCTGGAATCCAG GCTATTCCGAGAACCATTTGGCTGGATAGCAGCGGTCGACAACTTATCCAGTGGCCAATCGAAGAGCTCGAATCCCTCAGAGGCAAACACGTTGTTGTCGAGCACAAGAAAGTCTCGGGTGGCAACTCCTTTGAAGTGGAAGGAATAAACTCCTCGCAA GCGGATGTGGAGGTAGCATTCGAAGTCTCAGGCTTGGAAAAAGCTGAGGCCTTTGATCCGTCCTGGGCGACTGATGCCGAAGCACTCTGTGGCCAGAAGAGGGCGGACGTCAAAGGTGGGGTTGGGCCATTCGGCCTCCTGGTATTGGCTTCAGCCAAGATGGAAGAGAAGACTGCTGTCTTCTTCAGGATCTTCAAAGCTGAACACAAGCATGTGGTCCTCATGTGCCATGATCCTTCCAG GTCCTCCATGAGGCCAAATCTATACAGGCCGACCTTTGCGGGCTATGTCGATGTGGATATAGCTAAAACTGGCAAGATCTCTTTGAGGAGCTTG ATCGATCACTCTGTAGTGGAGAGCTTTGGGGCCGAAGGCAAGACATGCATTACATCCAGAGTTTATCCCAGCTTAGCCATCGGAAAAGATGCTCATCTCTTCGTGTTCAACAATGGATCAGCGGACGTCAAAGTCTCTGAGCTGAAGGCATGGGAGATTAGGAGACCTCTCATGAATGGATCATAG